A region of the Mugil cephalus isolate CIBA_MC_2020 chromosome 23, CIBA_Mcephalus_1.1, whole genome shotgun sequence genome:
agtttaatatagaacacatacagtaggtagggggtctctgattaatatctccatcagttgggggtctttggcctgaaaaatgttgttcTGCATTGATGAATCATTTCAATCTTTTCAAATATCCCTTTTAAAGGTCTGTCGAACAGTAAATACGGCACGTTTTAATTAAAACCGGGGCTCCGTGCAAATGTCACACAcgcactttatttaaatttcaagaaaaccataaaaaagaaaatgcaaatttcTGCCCTTTTGCCGTTACTTGAATTCAGTGGAGAGTGAAATCACCGTTACCATTCGCCAGCACACTTTTGAGAATTTCTCaaatttgtcacattttcattcaagaattaaaaaaaaaaggaaaaaaaagaaacacaaaagacacaagctACCTTCTAAAAATCCAACTTTCCTTTGTGGAGGATATTCACAAATTTAAGACGGGGATGATGAAGCTGCACCAGAAGATTACTTTTCCTACTGTATGCGTATTTCTCTCCAAAAACCCATTCATGTGGCTAATACTAAAACTCCCAGTGAGTGCTGCCTGCAGTCTTTTGAAGCATTAAGATTTTACAGAAGGGAACCTGGCAGGAAAGCGGCTGAACTCGGAGAAACACTGTAAGCACAAggcttttttctcttttattcatcttttacTGGGACATTCAGAAATAGACGCGTAatcgtatttttatttttagctaatACTTCAGGAAAGCGATGCTGGGAGTGTTCATTTGAAAGAGAATACTACTGGAGGATTCTGGGAGCCTGGCGCAGACTTGCATTTATGATATGTAAAGATATGTAGAGAGGCGTAAATGATCAGGGCGCCGCATGCCTGAGCGTTCTCATATGCAAACTATGTAGTAATTATCTTCCTCATAATTACTATTCACCTGAATTTTAATGACCATCTCTGCTGAATaaaggagctttttttttcatgtaaaacaaGGGAACACAGCGATCAGAGATGTGTGGGGAGTTACCTGAATATTAGAACCTATCACAAGCATCGCCGGGGCTGCAGCTTCCTGCCTCAAGGCTCTCTATACATATACATAATTTTATGCGTGCAGtgcaacactcacacacagctaCCTCATTAGCGACTGCAGCCCCGAGGCCTGCAACTGGGAAAAGACCTAATTGCACAGTTCAGCAGGACTGACAGCGCTcggagcgtttttttttttttttggaaaaagactTCGACAAATGAGCATCAGGTGCAAGCACCTACAGTGATATTCTGTTATTTCTGACCCCTCCCCGTCACGGTAGTTGCTGCCAGGTTGAGCTCACAGAGCGCCGCCGTAACTTTCCGCACCCCTAATGGACAAGACAAATAAGTGGAGAGAAAAGGTTAGACGGAGTGGGCTCAGAGCAAAACCCCCGTGTGTGTTTAAGATGTCCTTTCAGACGGATGATTGATAAGTTTGGACTGCGCTGCACCGTAGGCGTTTGTGCAGCTCCACTTTCTGTTTAGCTATGCAAGCAGCGTGGATGTTGAGCTTTATGTTCTTCCGCCGGTGTGAAAGCGTGACGAGGTGGATGTGATGCGTTTCACAGCGCTAGGCCCCTAACTTAGCTTACAGACTCAAACGACACGCTCTGTAttcaaagcaacacaaacaagGGGATGTTTAATTAGCAGGTTTAGCTGTGTTTCACCCTGTGATAATGAAAGTTCGCCGTCTGATTTAACATCCGCTGCATTATTTGAATTAGGAGCAGTGAGCTtagctgtgaaaacaaaacaaaacagcttttattaCCGTGTATTCGTTCAGAAATGCTAACAGCTATAATCATTTCTGAATTATGTGGGGCAGAGTGTCAGCCAGTTCCCTCTTGAGCTATGACACAATGTTCTGGTGAAATGGACCAGCTGTCCATTTAAAGCAGGATATTTTAGTATGTTAATTGAGACATGTGTTGTACGGATCAAAAATTAGCATTTCCCGTGGCTAGGTCACAGCATCTGTGTTACCAGCTGTGTTCCTTCAGGTTGTTGCAGAAAGACATTAAAACCAAAGATCATCTCCTCACTTTTGCGCTTTCTGGAGCTTCTTATTACTATTCTACGATTTACTGCCCTCCAAACTTGCACCTGGCGCCTCTTTTCTTAAATGGATTCTAAAATGCTCTGAGCTAAGTTGGCGGTAGCGCTCAGTTATTTCCCAAGTGCAAGCCGAGGGTTTACTGTCACTAATGAAGTACCACCGTATACTTATGTACGCTTTAGGAGGTGTTTTTGCGTTTTATATGAGCCCGCTGTGGCATTGTTCACGAAGTTAGGGAGttggttttaaattttaaattgatTGACCCGATCAAAGAAATCAGTTAATAAGGTTAAGAACACTAGAAAGTCTGCGATCACGTTTCAAATATCCCAGTTAGACAAACCAAGAAACAGTCTGTAGTTTTTACTGGTGCTTTTTGGTTGCGCCTTATTCAATATGAATATTGAATTGAAACATTGAATAGAAATCTCtggagcataggtcttcaacagggggttcgtggaggtactgcagggggttaacaaaatctttggttgattagaccgtttttatatattttttttaaatttcccccacaaatttaaatttatttcaatgcacattaacatgaatccaacatattttagtaaaaggataagggatagctcaatattaaatgcaaaatgataatagtaattgtatatttatttatattttggcctgaaaaacgttgaggaCCTCTGATCTAGAGACGGTTGCTGCATAAAGGAGCAGTTTTTCATGTTAAGGAGCATTAATCATACATGATTTGGttttaatatgtaaaatatgaGTCACTGCTTtctgctaaactaagctaacaaGCAGCTAATCTCTCTTCAATCTTCCTAATCTGACCCATAGAAATACACGCAGGTTCTTGTGTAACATACATACATGATAATGTTTCGCATTGAAACTgctttctattctattctgtgtTTACTTAATGCTTTCTACCGACTGGTTTTGGTTGCAACATTTAGGTGACTACATATGGGTTTGTAGCTGTGGAAAAGAAAACTACCCTGGGGGGCCTGGAGGAAAAGAGGGTTTAAATATAGTCCAAGTAAGCGTGGCCAAACAGTCGGGCTTCGGAGGGCGACCCGACATGTTTGTCTTCCACACATGCTGAGTAGATGGGAGATCGACCCTTAACAGCCCTTGCTTTGTCATTAGTTAAGGAGTGAGAGCAGTTAAGGGTGTGCTGACACGGGCAGGCAGTTCACGACTGGCGAGAATATGGTCTTTTGACAGTGGATGAAAAGGCAACAGAAAAACTGCTGATTCCGGATAAGAGCCGGCGCGGCCTGACGCCGCAGCAATGCACAGACCTCGAGTGACTCACGGCTTTGTCTGGACTTTTCAAGGCTTTGCCGCACTTAGGAGTTTCCTCTCGCGCTGCTATCCAGGAAAGGTGATTCACTGTGTGTCAATAGATTTAGCTTAGCTTGTAGCTAACAAGTGTAGCTCGGCAATGAATGGATGTTGCCCAGAGCTCAGCACTTTTGGATGTGAAGGCAAATATTTAAGCATTAATTTCAAGTGCGAGTTTATGTAGTGATGCTCGCCTAATGTTTTAGTTGGATTTTGTTGAAAggaatgtgtattttattaccCTAACACaggtcttcaagagggggtctttggttgattagacagtttttacacacacacacacacacacacacatatatatatatatattttaaaatacatttttaaaatagttcAGCCTTTCACTCATGTCCTGTCCTGTCTTACACCTGTCagtctaagcttcctgtacacagtaggccccgcccctatcagtgctgagccaatcacgaggctgcatattacacagtGACTCtatcaggttccctgcaattggccaagagcctattcagtccccaggtgaaatgcAGAAGTActagtaatatatatatatatatatagcatgtTTATATCAAGTATGTTTATGGAAGTTTCACGGCCATcgtactgttgcatgtttgaaataaaaagggaCTCTGTCGATCAGTTTGGGGCTCCTTTCCctgaaaaacattcagaaaacgCTTCTCGTTTGCACATCGTTAAACGTACTTGAATGCGCCCAGTTGTGGCCAAACAAAAGCCAGCTGAAGATGCCTCTAACTGTAATTTACACACTATTGAATCTCCAGTCAGTCAAGCCGGTCCTGGCTGGTCTTCATTCCGCCTTTTCTTCACTCGTCTTCACCTCCAAATAATAACAGTGTGTGCAGAGCCTGAGGTGAAGAATTCATTTGCTGGCTCCTTGTGGACGCTGCTGCATGTTTAACCCCActcctccatcacacacacacacacacacgctctgtctgtttgtgtgtgtgcgtacaccCCACTGGGGCTCCATCTAGGGTGGATGCTGTTACAAATGATCCTGTGGGAGACTCACTGACAGCCGAGGCAGTTCTcccactctcacacacacaaacacacacacacacacaaccacgcgccaacaacaacaacactcgAACATCACGTTGCTGCAGCTGCCCACAGTGAGTGAAGCATGTTGGTCCCAGGGTACACTCCCACTGCATATCCAGTCAGCTCAGAGAAAGTGTCAATCAGTGTGTCCAAGTCAGCTAAAGGGATGTGTCTACTCCAGCAAATACTAACTGCCCTTGTCCTTTCGCCACTTTTGACAGCGAATAACACCGTTCTCGCCAGGAAAAACCTTTTATTCTACTATTTAAACTAAAATCGATCAAGGGAGCAAACGCTGTGGCGAGCGTGTGTAGCCTGCAgtacaaacacttttttttttattctagaCATTATTCATAAATTGAAAAGGCTCAGCAGAAAGAAAGGACGGGTAGCATGTATTCAGTGAAAGTACAATTAGTGCACTTTTCTACGTAAGTTGTTTACATGACCTTCAGAGTCAGTGGGTTCTGATTGTGTGAAAGAGGCCGTGCAACATTAAGGCAAAACCAAAGACTTGTCATTATGCTGCAAACCAATACAATTATTCATTATGCattactatctatctatctatctatctatctatctagtatttaaaaacaataaagggaaaaaaatactaTAGTATAATTaagacattaataaaaaaataacaggaagaAATTCAAACTAATGCCTTACATAAAGGTCACTTAGTAAGTAAAAGTGAAACAGTGACTGTGTTAAATCGAAATTCTGATAAATTGGGAtttgctgccatcttgtggcGACATGTGAATAAGTACTAAAGCAAAAGAGTCTGGTTTGATGTGGTTCAACATTAGCTGCCATGCGGAATATGGAGAGTTTTAAAGGCGTGTAAATACTGTGACGTTTTGCACTAAGTATTccgataaagaaaaaacaaaaatgtgatgaTGTATCGGAAGAAATGAAGAGGGCAATCAAATACAGTATACAGAAAACACATaatacttgtttttctttcttttctttttaaccaattagttcattcgtttattttgcctaaatataaaattgaatttaaaaagccCCTTTAGCAAATTGAAGCCCTTCTTTCCTCGTTTCCTTTGtgcatgtggaaatgctcttacctTAACTATTAGACATAGCCCTGAgctctactgttgtttttcttcagttttgtttcaCGAagactatccttccagtttttattaATGCGTTGTTTAACCTGTTCTTAACTCGTGCTTCtttctccttagatgttttcttttgttgatgCATGACAATGATTTCAACTGTCTTTTACAAAACAGTctttgtttaagaaatgagaagctattCATTGCATCAGCTGCGGTTAAATAACGTGTTTCCAGCTGAAAGTTAGTAGTTAAATTCTGCCTTTTTTTGCTAAGTTAGTGTATGAAGTCCATCGTAAAAGATGTTAAAGCGTCTATAAAGCCATTTGCCGACGGCACAGAAGAGGGCGCTCGGCAATAACATCATTTAAGGTGAAGAttaagaagaaggagaagaagaccTTACGCAAACGGCGTATGAGTAAATTGTCCCTCGTCGCTACCCGTCGTTGTTTGTGAAAGCATACGTGCGGGTTGACAGGTGAGAACAATATGTActttaacataatataatacGATCCTAGGATTTTCATGTGCACTCTTTTTGCAAAGAATATCAAGAGTGGAGTATGGCATTTGTCGTGTCTAAGGTGATTTCTAACTAGAGAGTGTTTTATTGCTGTTCGAAAAGGAGAAAGTGTCAAAACAAGGAATCAGCTGACCGGGCGTTTCAGCTAAATGTAGCATTAGCTGCTTTGTTAGCTTCCTCGCTAGTTGCTTGGGTTGAATCCTTCTCATACTGTGAAAGTTTTGTGTCTGCTTTAATTTCGTTTAGAAAGCAAGTACCGCTGCGACCTTTGCGACTTTCGCGGCCGCATGAAGGATACGTAAAGTGGCTGTTGCATCATGTCAGCCATGTTAACCTGGCTCTGTTAGCGGAGTTAACTCTTCCTTTGTTGTAGTTTAAACGCCCTGTGAGGTCACCGCTATAGCAACTcatgtgcatgttgttgtttttccaacaGGTAACTAGTTGAAAGGTGAAGGGGGCGAGCCACGATGTCCAGCAGTGTAAGTGATGTAACGTCCTCGTGTTAGCTCCCTGTAGCATCCGTGCtcgtttttattaaaagaaaaaaaaactcactcgCCAAACTCAATGCAAAATTAGGGCAATTTAGAAGGATTTCACTTTTAGAGTCAATTTTACACATGGAATAAAATTACTTAGGGTCTTTTTACATCGTTATGACCTTGCGTGGTATTCCGCCACATATGTAGGCTTTACATCACTagtcttgttatttatttttcctttatagAGTTAGTTACACCTCCTCTTACTGTGTTACGTtttattaaataacaaaattaattaaactttaagttatttatttcgGCTAActtattaaaatacaaataaagtaaaattaatatggatttttttttttttaatgctgtcaGGAACTGATCCCCACATTGTGATGACTGTAATGTGTGATTGTTTCAGTAAGATGTGTTGCTTACTATTAACAGATAATCTTGTCTCGTTCGTAGGTGCTGTGTGGCCGAAGCAGGTTCGTCCTGTCTCATGCTGCTGGCTGCCAAGTGTTGACTTCCCTCAGGGTTGGaagaacccggaccttctctgCTGCAAGCTCCGATGAGCCTTACATAGCTacttcacacacagactcaggTGCGTTAAGGAGTAAAAGTGACTCTTATACTGCATTTCACTTTGTTGTCCCTTTGCACTTTCTCAAATAATCATCGTCGCGTCCTTGCAGGCCCCAGAACCGTGTGGCCTGACGAGAACATGGGACCATTCGGCCCTCAAGACCAGCGCTTCCAGCTGCCGGGAAACGTCGGCTTTGACTGCCACTTGGAAGGCACAGAGGACCAAAAGAAGACGCCGGTCCACAAGACGGTGCCCGATGTGCTCACGGCTCCGAGCAGCACGGAGAGACACCACTTCGTACTTGCCCAGTTTGTAAATGAGTTCCAGGTAAATTTGATTAGTTTTTAACTCATCTCGCTAACGAGCACAGCTGCAGCTCGTCCCCTCGGTCTTGTTTAGGCTAAATCAGATGAAATGCATCatggtttaaaatgaaaaagtggtTAATTGGCTCTAATTCCGTTAAGGTACTCAAAATTCTGACATACTTTCAatcagaaaaaatacaaattcatACTCTGACCTGTGTACGCTGAAGTACTAAACATGCAGTAATACTTGCCCATAAATTAACAATTCAATTTCAGTGCTGTagtaatgtgtgtttgtctgatttaTCAGGGGAAACTGGGCCCTGTGTCCATGAGAGTCCACAAAGCAGAGCAGTATTTTcatcaaacagacacagactgcTCCGTAAATTCCTGTCCTGAGCTGttaaaaaaaggtaaacaaaGGCGATCGggcattaaataaaacagtataagGCATTTAGAGCCTTTAATAAGCagcgtgtgtttttgtgtgtttttttagatCTGGAGGTGTTGTTCCCCGCGGCCCCCGCCTCCTCCATCACAGTCGTGACGGTCACACAGAAGAACAGtcaggtggaggcagagcaggacagagaccAGCTACTACACAAAGTGAGTCCTTTAAACTTTACTGTCAAGTTtggaaaaacatgaagcaaCCCGTAACCGCGGTTCATCCTTGCTGCAGTTTGTGAACGGTGCGAAGGAGATGTGTTTCGCTCTGTGGACGGCGGGATACTGGGCAGACTTCATCGACCCATCAACAGGAGCAGCCGTAAGTCATTCTGTGTCTGGTAGTGAGACGAGTTATGGACGCAGTGGAAGCAGGCGTATAATTAATTACACCTCTTGTTGCCCCGGCAGTTTTTCGCGTCTCCGTCAAGTCAAACGACGCTGCAGGCGGACGAGCAGCTCAGACACTTGGGCTTCCACATCGAGGCGTCGGGCTCCTGCACGGTGATCCGCCACGTCCTCAGGGGGACGCCGCTGTTCGTGGGGACCGTTTTCACCAACGCGCCCGCTCACAGCGCCGCCATCGCCAGACTACAAGGACTCTCAAACGCACTCGACGAGGAGGAATAGGCTTTTCGACGTCGTGTGGAACCGAATCCAGACCGAACAGAAGGCCCCTATTTATGTTTTGAAGAAGCTTGAAACTTGATCCGTGCTtagagttgtgttgtgttagaGGGGAGGACGTGTGTGAAGTTTGTGTCACTGTAACGCAAAATGACTCGACTGGGACTCTAATCGGACTTCCGCGCCGTCCGAGTGGCACAAGATCCCATCCTACACTTTAGCAAAGGAACTAAACACGGTGTGAtgaaataaagaatattttaatagagttgatgtgtgtatttatctaAAAACCTTCCCCGTGACCTCCACTGGCAGCTGGTGCTAGCTCGCATCGTGTCACACGTTACGACCAGGTTCAAAACTTTTCA
Encoded here:
- the mmadhca gene encoding metabolism of cobalamin associated Da codes for the protein MSSSVLCGRSRFVLSHAAGCQVLTSLRVGRTRTFSAASSDEPYIATSHTDSGPRTVWPDENMGPFGPQDQRFQLPGNVGFDCHLEGTEDQKKTPVHKTVPDVLTAPSSTERHHFVLAQFVNEFQGKLGPVSMRVHKAEQYFHQTDTDCSVNSCPELLKKDLEVLFPAAPASSITVVTVTQKNSQVEAEQDRDQLLHKFVNGAKEMCFALWTAGYWADFIDPSTGAAFFASPSSQTTLQADEQLRHLGFHIEASGSCTVIRHVLRGTPLFVGTVFTNAPAHSAAIARLQGLSNALDEEE